A portion of the Pseudoxanthomonas sp. JBR18 genome contains these proteins:
- a CDS encoding RtcB family protein: MNIHYELLHAEGSATPIKGWVRGVPLDDKAHAQLRNIAAMPFVEPWVAVMPDVHLGKGATVGSVIPTQGAIIPAAVGVDIGCGMAAVRTTLRAEDLSDSLAQLRNSIERSVPVGNGRGGEHHKLPDSIGTRVAQSGLVERLDAIKAKHRKIRTDKLDGQLGTLGGGNHFIELCLDETGAVWVMLHSGSRGTGNLIGTYFIERAREQLAHRVLGYHVPDKDLAFFMEGEPLFDDYVEAVSWAQDYARENREAMMARVLAEMRHRLPKFQLEKLAVNCHHNYVQKETHAGQALLVTRKGAVSAKAGELGIIPGSMGTRSYIVRGLGNGESFHSCSHGAGRVMSRTQARASITLAEHRQATAHVECRKDAAVIDESPAAYKDIDAVMAAQTDLVEVVHTLRQVLCIKG; encoded by the coding sequence ATGAATATCCATTACGAATTGCTGCATGCCGAGGGCAGCGCCACGCCGATCAAGGGCTGGGTGCGCGGCGTGCCGTTGGACGACAAGGCCCACGCGCAGCTGCGCAACATCGCGGCCATGCCCTTCGTGGAGCCGTGGGTGGCGGTGATGCCGGACGTGCACTTGGGCAAGGGAGCCACCGTGGGCTCGGTCATCCCGACGCAAGGGGCGATCATCCCGGCCGCGGTCGGCGTGGACATCGGCTGCGGCATGGCCGCGGTGCGCACCACCCTGCGGGCTGAGGACCTGTCCGACAGCCTGGCCCAGCTGCGCAACAGCATCGAGCGCAGCGTGCCGGTCGGCAACGGCCGCGGCGGCGAGCATCACAAGCTGCCCGACAGCATCGGCACGCGCGTGGCGCAGTCGGGGTTGGTCGAGCGGCTGGACGCCATCAAGGCCAAGCACCGCAAGATCCGCACCGACAAGCTGGACGGCCAACTGGGCACGCTGGGGGGCGGCAACCACTTCATCGAGCTGTGCCTTGACGAGACCGGCGCGGTGTGGGTCATGCTGCACAGCGGGTCGCGCGGCACCGGCAACCTCATCGGCACGTACTTCATCGAGCGCGCGCGTGAGCAGCTCGCACATCGCGTGCTGGGCTACCACGTGCCGGACAAGGACCTGGCCTTCTTCATGGAAGGCGAGCCCCTGTTCGACGACTACGTGGAAGCCGTCTCGTGGGCGCAGGACTACGCCCGCGAGAACCGCGAGGCCATGATGGCGCGGGTGCTGGCCGAGATGCGTCACCGCCTGCCGAAGTTCCAACTGGAGAAGCTGGCGGTGAACTGCCACCACAATTACGTGCAGAAGGAGACGCACGCGGGGCAGGCGCTGCTGGTGACCCGTAAGGGCGCGGTCAGTGCCAAGGCGGGCGAGTTGGGCATCATCCCGGGCAGCATGGGCACGCGCAGCTACATCGTGCGTGGGCTGGGCAATGGCGAGAGCTTTCACAGCTGCAGCCATGGCGCCGGCCGCGTGATGAGCAGGACCCAGGCGCGCGCCAGCATCACCCTGGCCGAGCATCGCCAGGCCACCGCGCATGTCGAATGCCGCAAGGACGCGGCGGTGATCGACGAATCACCGGCTGCCTACAAGGACATCGACGCGGTCATGGCCGCCCAGACCGACCTGGTGGAAGTGGTCCACACCCTGCGCCAGGTGCTGTGTATCAAGGGGTAG
- a CDS encoding EF-hand domain-containing protein, producing MELRTKYSGALLIVVSVLGLPMSALAQSNTPSVSELFNAVDKNHDGYIDGEEDKAANRARFVKFDTNGDGQFSRAEMLAANRKFGQSETLAQQVAQLYLTRMDTNHDDAASWEEFEMWSKKNMFDPMDMDHDGKISRKEFIMQASPSVP from the coding sequence ATGGAACTTCGAACAAAATATTCAGGCGCGCTGTTGATCGTCGTTTCGGTCTTGGGACTTCCCATGTCAGCCTTGGCTCAAAGCAACACTCCATCGGTGTCGGAGCTGTTCAACGCTGTCGACAAAAATCACGACGGTTACATTGATGGAGAGGAAGACAAAGCAGCTAACCGCGCACGCTTTGTCAAATTCGACACCAACGGCGACGGGCAATTTTCGCGTGCCGAAATGCTAGCCGCGAACCGCAAGTTCGGGCAGTCAGAAACACTTGCCCAGCAGGTGGCGCAGCTTTACCTGACCCGCATGGATACCAATCATGATGACGCCGCGAGTTGGGAAGAGTTTGAAATGTGGTCAAAGAAGAACATGTTCGACCCAATGGACATGGATCATGATGGAAAGATATCCAGGAAGGAATTCATTATGCAGGCATCTCCATCAGTGCCGTAG
- a CDS encoding EF-hand domain-containing protein, whose amino-acid sequence MRVAAPIVSMTLLLFTTCVDAQTREDTFRRADRNGDGVIDREENAAFVDVDFNERDADRDGKISHAELQVWLRTHVYGQQPGTPVALPTAAVSAVAATDIQQKDLDGDGFISRDEHRKAAKQFFRALDRNGDGRLTHNEFGRPPGGQRQ is encoded by the coding sequence ATGCGCGTTGCCGCCCCAATCGTCAGCATGACGCTGCTGTTGTTCACCACCTGCGTTGATGCGCAGACGCGGGAGGACACCTTCAGGCGCGCCGACCGCAATGGTGATGGTGTCATCGATCGCGAGGAGAACGCGGCCTTCGTCGACGTTGATTTCAACGAGCGTGATGCCGACCGCGATGGAAAGATCAGCCATGCCGAGCTCCAGGTCTGGCTGCGCACCCATGTCTACGGCCAGCAGCCGGGCACGCCGGTGGCCTTGCCCACAGCGGCAGTCAGCGCTGTTGCGGCCACGGACATTCAGCAAAAAGACCTGGACGGGGATGGGTTCATCTCACGCGACGAGCACCGCAAGGCGGCAAAGCAGTTTTTCCGCGCGCTTGACCGCAATGGCGACGGGCGGCTGACACACAATGAATTCGGAAGGCCGCCGGGAGGCCAGCGGCAATGA
- a CDS encoding pseudouridine synthase, translating to MKIVRHIANLGYGSRKQVQALFREGRVTDADGEVLYTDDPVDHDAIRIDGEPLDPAPGLCVLLHKPVGYTCSTKDTGRLVYDLLPARWRLRDPVLSTVGRLDRDTSGLLLLTDDGGLLHRIISPKAQLPKVYEATLAQDLRGDEAATFASGALLLESETKPLLPAELESLGPRQARLTLHEGRYHQVRRMFAAVGNHVEALHRSQVGGLGLGDLAPGQWRALDAGDLQTLFAGRGA from the coding sequence ATGAAGATCGTGCGTCACATCGCCAACCTGGGCTATGGCAGCCGCAAGCAGGTGCAGGCGCTGTTCCGCGAGGGGCGTGTCACCGACGCGGACGGCGAGGTGCTTTACACCGACGATCCCGTCGACCATGACGCCATCCGAATCGATGGCGAGCCGCTGGATCCGGCCCCCGGGTTGTGCGTGCTGCTGCACAAGCCGGTCGGCTACACCTGTTCGACCAAGGACACGGGGCGGCTGGTCTACGACCTGCTGCCCGCGCGCTGGCGTCTGCGTGATCCGGTGCTGTCCACCGTGGGCCGGCTGGACCGTGACACCAGCGGCCTGCTGCTGCTCACCGATGACGGTGGCCTGCTGCACCGGATCATTTCGCCCAAGGCGCAGTTGCCCAAGGTGTACGAGGCCACGCTGGCCCAGGACCTGCGCGGCGACGAGGCAGCGACGTTCGCCAGCGGCGCGCTGCTGCTGGAATCGGAGACCAAGCCGCTGCTGCCGGCCGAACTGGAATCGCTGGGCCCACGCCAGGCGCGCTTGACCCTGCACGAGGGCCGCTACCACCAGGTGCGGCGGATGTTCGCCGCGGTGGGCAATCACGTGGAGGCGCTGCATCGCAGCCAAGTGGGCGGGCTGGGCCTGGGCGACCTGGCGCCGGGTCAGTGGCGGGCGCTGGATGCCGGCGACCTGCAGACCCTGTTCGCGGGGCGCGGCGCATGA
- a CDS encoding FtsX-like permease family protein — MSTLRLAWRQLRRDLAAGEIRILLAALVLAVVAVTSVGFVTDRAGRALAIEANRLLGGDAVVRSDTPITGRLLDASQADGLRRTQTTELNTMIRVGDGDDAQLRLGDLRALGAGFPLRGHFTITTAAAPAEHAAEGIPAPGTLWMTRAGADTLGARLGDRVSLGDASFTLAALVTQEPDAALDYFNVAPKVFLNAADLASTGLVQLGSRVGYRLVVAGDAGAVERFTGIARDALGRGQRLETIQDARPEVRSALDRAGRFLGLAALVSVILAAVAVAMAARRHSERHLSGVAVMRCLGAQQARLVGIHVGELILLGLIACTIGVGIAFALQWGIGGWLAQALKVAIPPAGWLPVLRGYGVGLVVLLAFGAPPVLALRRVPALRVLRRDLDPTEPSAVLVALAGFAGLAALLWWQAGSATLGLAMLAGIAATLVVLAGLAWLLILAVRRLRGRLRGALRYGLANVSRRAGTSVAQISALGLGLMALLLLTFVRTDLLDRWQLALQADAPNRFIINVQDDQVQPVADFVQAQGLAAPVLFPMVRGRMVSHNGQPSSGADYADDQARRRAEREFNLSTATTLRDDNTITAGKFWGPAPTPTPELSVEEGFAKDLHWKLGDTVSFDIAGQTLEGRITSLRKVDWESFKPNFFVMVSPGVLQDYPASHITAVKVPDGHPRFTAQLVQAFPNLSVIDIDQVLKQVRSTADQVSTVVQVVFWFSLAAGLLVLMAAVSASQDERLLEGGVMRVLGGSRRQLRAAQASEFAAIGLLSGLVAAVAASVLAGVVAVKVFDLPWAPNWTLALVGGLVGVLAALIAGLFATRKVLDAPPSVTLRELQG, encoded by the coding sequence ATGAGCACCCTGCGCCTGGCCTGGCGCCAGCTGCGCCGCGACCTGGCGGCCGGCGAGATCCGCATCCTGCTGGCCGCGCTGGTGCTGGCGGTCGTGGCGGTGACCTCGGTGGGTTTCGTGACCGATCGCGCCGGGCGCGCGCTGGCGATCGAGGCCAACCGCCTGCTCGGTGGCGACGCGGTGGTGCGCAGCGATACGCCGATCACCGGCAGACTCTTGGACGCGTCCCAGGCCGATGGCCTGCGCCGCACGCAGACCACCGAGCTCAACACCATGATTCGCGTGGGCGACGGCGACGACGCGCAGCTGCGCCTGGGCGACCTGCGCGCGCTTGGCGCAGGCTTCCCGCTGCGTGGCCACTTCACCATCACCACGGCAGCCGCGCCGGCCGAGCATGCCGCCGAGGGCATCCCCGCGCCCGGCACGCTGTGGATGACGCGCGCCGGCGCCGACACGCTGGGCGCGCGGCTGGGCGATCGCGTCAGCCTGGGTGATGCCAGCTTCACCCTGGCTGCCCTGGTGACCCAGGAGCCGGATGCGGCCCTGGACTACTTCAACGTCGCGCCCAAGGTGTTCCTCAACGCCGCCGACCTGGCCTCCACCGGCCTGGTGCAGTTGGGCAGCCGCGTCGGTTACCGGCTGGTGGTCGCCGGAGACGCCGGCGCGGTCGAGCGATTCACCGGCATCGCCCGTGACGCACTGGGGCGCGGCCAGCGCCTGGAGACCATCCAGGACGCGCGTCCGGAAGTGCGTTCGGCGCTGGACCGCGCCGGGCGCTTCCTGGGATTGGCGGCGCTGGTCTCAGTGATCCTGGCCGCCGTGGCGGTGGCAATGGCCGCGCGCCGGCACAGCGAGCGACATCTGTCCGGCGTGGCGGTGATGCGCTGTCTCGGCGCGCAGCAGGCGCGGCTGGTGGGCATCCATGTGGGCGAACTGATCCTGCTGGGGCTGATCGCCTGCACGATCGGCGTGGGCATCGCCTTCGCGCTGCAGTGGGGCATCGGCGGCTGGTTGGCGCAGGCCCTGAAGGTGGCGATCCCGCCAGCGGGCTGGCTGCCGGTGCTGCGCGGCTACGGCGTCGGGCTGGTGGTGCTGCTGGCCTTCGGCGCGCCGCCGGTGCTGGCGTTGCGGCGGGTGCCCGCGCTGCGGGTGCTGCGGCGCGATCTGGACCCGACCGAGCCCAGCGCCGTGCTGGTCGCGCTGGCCGGTTTCGCCGGACTGGCCGCGCTGCTGTGGTGGCAGGCGGGCTCGGCCACGCTGGGGCTGGCGATGCTGGCCGGGATCGCCGCCACGCTGGTGGTGCTGGCAGGCCTGGCGTGGCTGCTGATCCTGGCGGTGCGGCGCTTGCGCGGGCGCCTGCGTGGCGCGCTGCGCTACGGGCTGGCCAACGTCAGCCGGCGTGCAGGCACCAGCGTGGCGCAGATCTCGGCGCTGGGGCTGGGGCTGATGGCGTTGCTGCTGCTGACCTTCGTGCGCACCGACCTGCTGGACCGCTGGCAGCTGGCGCTGCAGGCCGATGCGCCCAACCGCTTCATCATCAACGTGCAGGACGACCAGGTGCAGCCGGTGGCCGATTTCGTACAGGCCCAGGGACTGGCGGCGCCGGTGCTGTTCCCGATGGTGCGCGGGCGCATGGTCAGCCACAACGGTCAGCCCAGCAGCGGTGCGGACTATGCGGACGACCAGGCCAGGCGCCGTGCCGAGCGCGAGTTCAACCTGTCCACCGCGACCACGCTGCGTGACGACAACACGATCACCGCCGGCAAGTTCTGGGGCCCGGCGCCCACGCCGACCCCGGAGCTGTCGGTCGAGGAGGGCTTCGCAAAGGATCTGCACTGGAAGCTGGGCGATACGGTGAGCTTCGACATCGCCGGGCAGACGCTGGAGGGCAGGATCACCAGCCTGCGCAAGGTGGACTGGGAAAGCTTCAAGCCGAACTTCTTCGTGATGGTCTCGCCGGGGGTGCTTCAGGACTATCCGGCCAGCCACATCACGGCGGTCAAGGTGCCGGACGGGCATCCGCGCTTCACCGCGCAGCTGGTGCAAGCCTTTCCCAACCTGTCGGTGATCGATATCGACCAGGTGCTCAAGCAGGTGCGCAGCACGGCCGACCAGGTCAGTACGGTGGTGCAAGTGGTGTTCTGGTTCTCGCTGGCCGCTGGCCTGCTGGTGCTGATGGCCGCGGTGAGCGCCAGCCAGGACGAACGCCTGCTGGAGGGCGGGGTGATGCGCGTGCTGGGCGGCAGCCGGCGCCAGTTGCGCGCGGCCCAGGCCTCGGAGTTCGCGGCGATCGGCCTGTTGTCCGGCCTGGTGGCCGCGGTGGCCGCCTCGGTGCTGGCTGGCGTGGTGGCGGTCAAGGTCTTCGACCTGCCGTGGGCGCCGAACTGGACCCTGGCCCTGGTCGGTGGTCTGGTCGGCGTCCTGGCCGCGCTGATTGCTGGCCTGTTCGCTACGCGCAAGGTGCTCGATGCGCCGCCATCGGTGACCTTGCGCGAACTGCAGGGGTGA
- a CDS encoding slipin family protein, with amino-acid sequence MFWTKRVVIGDGERGLVFANRQFQRALGAGVYRLFDPFNKIEVRVHPTVPAEYAGKDSEVLIAALGARLDETFVLANLGADEVGLVLKNGKLEDVLPPGTRKLYWRGPVNVEVRALPLTADLEVPVEVMRRLRQLGVLSKLAVVADVPAEFAGLVFIDGKLARTLAPSSTAFWNFQKNVVVDLVDLRVQAVEVQGQELLTRDKVSLRVNLAASVRVTDPVAARTQVAKYADQVYRELQYGLRKSVSCKSLDELLGDKAGLDAEIFAAVRGKLDAFGVEVLGVGIKDVILPGEMRQILNAVVQAEKQAQANVIRRREEANATRSLLNTAKLVEQSPVLMRLKELEALEKVTEKIERLTVFGGLDGVLKQLVTLK; translated from the coding sequence ATGTTCTGGACCAAGCGGGTCGTGATCGGTGACGGCGAGCGCGGCCTGGTGTTTGCCAATCGTCAATTCCAGCGGGCGCTCGGCGCCGGCGTGTACCGCCTGTTCGACCCCTTCAACAAGATCGAGGTGCGCGTGCATCCGACCGTACCGGCCGAGTACGCCGGCAAGGACAGCGAGGTGCTGATCGCCGCGTTGGGCGCGCGCCTGGACGAGACCTTCGTGCTGGCCAACCTGGGCGCCGATGAGGTCGGCCTGGTGCTGAAGAACGGCAAGCTGGAAGACGTCCTGCCGCCCGGCACACGCAAGCTGTACTGGCGTGGGCCGGTCAACGTGGAGGTGCGCGCATTGCCACTGACCGCCGACCTGGAAGTTCCGGTCGAGGTCATGCGGCGCCTGCGCCAGCTGGGCGTGTTGTCCAAGCTCGCGGTGGTGGCCGACGTGCCGGCGGAGTTCGCCGGCCTGGTCTTCATCGACGGCAAGCTGGCACGCACGCTGGCGCCGAGCAGCACGGCCTTCTGGAACTTCCAGAAGAACGTGGTCGTGGATCTGGTCGACCTGCGCGTACAGGCGGTCGAGGTGCAGGGTCAGGAGTTGCTGACCCGCGACAAGGTCTCCTTGCGCGTCAATCTGGCCGCGAGCGTGCGTGTGACCGATCCGGTCGCTGCGCGCACCCAGGTCGCCAAGTACGCCGACCAGGTGTACCGCGAGCTGCAGTACGGCCTGCGCAAGTCGGTCTCGTGCAAGTCGCTCGACGAACTGTTGGGCGACAAGGCCGGGCTGGATGCGGAGATCTTCGCCGCCGTGCGCGGCAAGCTCGACGCATTCGGCGTGGAGGTCCTGGGCGTGGGCATCAAGGACGTGATCCTGCCCGGCGAGATGCGCCAGATCCTCAACGCGGTGGTGCAGGCGGAGAAGCAGGCGCAAGCCAACGTCATCCGTCGTCGCGAGGAGGCCAACGCCACCCGGTCGCTGCTCAACACGGCCAAGCTGGTGGAGCAGAGCCCGGTGCTGATGCGCCTGAAGGAACTGGAAGCCCTGGAGAAGGTGACCGAGAAGATCGAGCGCCTGACCGTGTTCGGCGGCCTGGATGGCGTGCTCAAGCAGCTGGTCACACTGAAGTAG
- a CDS encoding class I SAM-dependent methyltransferase, whose amino-acid sequence MAYALQTAAFATAVTQALFLRARPGPALREVRGMQLRCTQSFRPAFDALQREGLTVAADASALASAPLVLLLPPRQKDEARALLAQAVSLCAAGGRVVASVANDEGAKSLEKDLARLTGLGGSLTKHHCRVFWSPPLDGAHDAALLAQWKELDRVRSILGGRFRSRPGVFAWDRVDPASQLLVDALPATLRGTAADLGAGWGFLADALLTRCAGITALDLFEAEKRALDLAEDNLAPHAARLPLGVHWHDVASGLPKQYDVIVSNPPFHALGRGERPDIGRRFIEVAAASLRRHGQLWLVANRHLPYEAALESRFEQVRVAAEGAGFKVIAATGARA is encoded by the coding sequence CTGGCCTACGCGCTGCAAACCGCGGCGTTTGCCACCGCAGTGACGCAGGCGCTGTTCCTGCGGGCCCGGCCGGGCCCGGCCCTGCGCGAGGTGCGCGGCATGCAACTGCGATGCACCCAAAGCTTCCGGCCGGCGTTCGACGCGCTGCAGCGCGAAGGGCTGACCGTCGCGGCGGATGCCTCCGCGCTGGCGTCCGCGCCGCTGGTGCTGCTGCTGCCGCCGCGGCAGAAGGACGAAGCCCGGGCACTGCTGGCGCAGGCGGTCTCGCTGTGCGCGGCCGGTGGGCGCGTGGTGGCCAGCGTGGCCAATGACGAGGGTGCCAAGTCGCTGGAAAAGGATCTGGCGCGGCTCACCGGGCTGGGCGGTTCGTTGACCAAGCACCATTGCCGTGTGTTCTGGAGCCCGCCGCTGGACGGGGCGCATGACGCGGCGCTGCTGGCGCAGTGGAAGGAATTGGACCGGGTACGTTCGATCCTGGGCGGACGCTTTCGCAGCCGACCGGGCGTGTTTGCCTGGGACCGCGTCGATCCGGCCTCGCAACTGCTGGTCGATGCCCTGCCGGCGACCCTGCGTGGCACGGCGGCCGACCTGGGGGCCGGCTGGGGTTTCCTGGCCGATGCACTGCTCACGCGCTGCGCCGGCATCACCGCGCTGGATCTGTTCGAAGCCGAAAAGCGCGCCCTCGACCTGGCCGAGGACAACCTCGCCCCACACGCCGCGCGCCTGCCGCTGGGCGTCCACTGGCATGACGTGGCCAGCGGCCTGCCGAAGCAGTACGACGTGATCGTCAGCAACCCGCCGTTCCATGCGCTCGGGCGCGGCGAGCGGCCGGACATCGGTCGGCGCTTCATCGAGGTGGCCGCCGCTTCGCTCAGGCGCCACGGCCAGCTGTGGCTGGTGGCCAACCGCCATCTGCCCTACGAAGCGGCGCTGGAGTCGCGGTTCGAGCAGGTGCGCGTGGCGGCGGAGGGCGCGGGCTTCAAGGTGATCGCCGCGACCGGGGCGCGCGCATGA
- a CDS encoding AarF/UbiB family protein: protein MTESGTSPSPAVAAAPQGEGAMERRRQIMRFLFRYRKSGVFSGFSDDSLIKDVTIDDGTPEEFSRDLEALGPTFIKLGQMLSTRPDIVPPAYAVALERMQEDVSPIPSEQIRDALEADLGVRLSKVFQDFDMQPLGTASLAQVHRAIMRDGTPVAVKVQKPGVAQRLMSDLSMLRSIATAADRLTKVGRSVRFTDWLEEFGRTLMAELDYVAEAENLERFASHLNAYPELMVPRPVWDLTRRRVLVMELVEGVRVDHVPAVRRIEQPMLPMASALLRGYLDQIFVHGEIHADPHPGNLRVTPDNRLAIFDLGMVANVPPGQRETLLKLLFAAVDGRGESVAREMLALGTQLEDFDGERFNREIGQLISRYSAHAGTISEGRTVLDLVRTAMACGLRTPPELSLLGKALLNLDTVCRALSPELDAKAVVEGHLQHVMRARLRQSFSSPNMASELMDLQSLAREGPRRLSDILGLLSENKLQIRISGLEESHLMESLQKIANRVAAGVVTAALILASALMMRIPTATTLFGYPAVALILFFIGAILGASIVISALLGDRKVKSR from the coding sequence ATGACCGAATCCGGGACCAGCCCCTCGCCGGCCGTGGCCGCCGCGCCACAGGGCGAGGGCGCCATGGAACGTCGCCGGCAGATCATGCGGTTCCTGTTCCGGTACCGGAAATCGGGGGTCTTTTCCGGGTTCTCCGATGATTCGCTGATCAAGGACGTGACCATCGACGATGGCACGCCCGAAGAGTTCAGCCGTGACCTGGAGGCCCTGGGGCCGACCTTCATCAAGCTCGGCCAGATGCTCTCCACGCGTCCGGACATCGTGCCGCCCGCGTACGCGGTGGCGCTGGAACGCATGCAGGAGGACGTCTCGCCGATTCCCTCCGAGCAGATCCGGGACGCGCTGGAAGCCGATCTGGGCGTGCGCCTGAGCAAGGTCTTCCAGGACTTCGACATGCAGCCCCTGGGCACGGCCTCCCTGGCGCAGGTGCATCGCGCGATCATGCGCGATGGCACGCCGGTGGCGGTCAAGGTGCAGAAGCCCGGCGTGGCCCAGCGCCTGATGTCGGACCTGTCGATGCTGCGCTCCATCGCCACGGCCGCCGACCGGCTGACCAAGGTGGGCCGCAGCGTGCGCTTCACCGACTGGCTGGAGGAGTTCGGCCGCACCCTGATGGCCGAGCTGGACTACGTGGCCGAGGCCGAGAACCTGGAGCGCTTCGCCTCGCACCTCAATGCCTATCCCGAATTGATGGTGCCGCGCCCGGTATGGGACCTCACCCGGCGCCGGGTGCTGGTGATGGAACTGGTGGAAGGCGTGCGCGTGGACCACGTGCCCGCCGTGCGCCGCATCGAACAGCCCATGCTGCCGATGGCCTCAGCCCTGCTGCGTGGCTATCTGGACCAGATCTTCGTGCATGGCGAAATCCATGCCGATCCACACCCGGGCAACCTGCGGGTGACCCCGGACAACCGCCTGGCGATCTTCGACCTGGGCATGGTGGCCAATGTGCCGCCCGGCCAGCGCGAGACGTTGCTCAAGCTGTTGTTCGCCGCGGTCGACGGCCGCGGCGAGTCGGTGGCGCGCGAGATGCTCGCCTTGGGCACGCAGCTGGAAGACTTCGACGGCGAACGTTTCAATCGCGAGATCGGCCAGCTGATCAGTCGCTATTCCGCGCATGCCGGCACGATCTCGGAAGGGCGCACCGTGCTGGACCTGGTCCGCACGGCCATGGCCTGTGGCCTGCGCACGCCGCCGGAACTGTCACTGCTGGGCAAGGCGCTGCTCAACCTGGACACGGTGTGCCGCGCGCTTTCGCCCGAGCTGGATGCCAAGGCGGTGGTCGAGGGCCACCTGCAGCACGTCATGCGCGCCCGCCTGCGCCAGTCCTTCTCCTCGCCCAACATGGCCAGCGAGCTGATGGACCTGCAGTCGCTGGCGCGCGAAGGCCCGCGCAGGCTCTCCGATATCCTCGGCCTGCTCTCGGAGAACAAACTGCAGATCCGCATCTCCGGGTTGGAGGAATCCCACCTGATGGAGAGCCTGCAGAAGATCGCCAACCGCGTCGCCGCCGGCGTGGTGACCGCTGCGCTGATCCTGGCCTCGGCGCTGATGATGCGCATCCCCACCGCCACCACGCTGTTCGGCTACCCGGCCGTGGCGTTGATTCTGTTCTTCATCGGCGCCATCCTCGGCGCCAGCATCGTCATCAGCGCGCTGCTGGGGGACCGGAAGGTCAAGAGCCGTTGA
- a CDS encoding plasmid replication/partition related protein, producing the protein MNIVVREDLKAYIDPLTPDEHAALERSLLEEGCRDALVLWGDILVDGHNRYGICQKHGVPFNTVQNTRFTSIEDVHLWMIDQHLGRRSVSDFQRGVLALRRRDILLERTRQVPAEAPAAEAADDGNPPWDTSAPSTTPVASAALPTREELAKAAKLSNSQVAAIEKIQKQAAPEVIAAVRAGELSINTAAVVATLPAEEQQAAAQGGVAELKEAAKRVRESKRRAKPERAAETSAEAATPAEESLPQLRLRLDQLQQEVTRLKARIAEMEAAEKPAW; encoded by the coding sequence ATGAACATCGTCGTCAGAGAAGACCTCAAGGCCTACATCGATCCATTGACCCCCGACGAGCACGCGGCGCTGGAGCGCAGCCTGTTGGAAGAGGGCTGCCGCGATGCCCTGGTGCTGTGGGGGGACATCCTGGTCGATGGCCACAACCGCTACGGGATCTGTCAGAAGCACGGCGTGCCGTTCAATACCGTGCAGAACACGCGCTTCACCTCGATCGAGGACGTCCACCTGTGGATGATCGACCAGCACCTGGGCCGGCGCAGCGTGTCCGACTTCCAGCGCGGCGTGCTGGCGCTGCGTCGGCGCGACATCCTGCTCGAGCGCACGCGCCAGGTGCCGGCCGAGGCGCCCGCGGCCGAAGCCGCCGATGACGGCAACCCGCCCTGGGATACCTCGGCGCCGTCCACCACACCGGTGGCTTCGGCCGCGCTGCCCACCCGCGAGGAGCTGGCCAAGGCCGCCAAGCTCAGCAACAGCCAGGTCGCGGCGATCGAGAAGATCCAGAAGCAGGCCGCGCCGGAAGTCATCGCCGCCGTGCGTGCCGGCGAACTGTCGATCAACACCGCCGCGGTGGTCGCCACGCTGCCGGCCGAGGAGCAGCAGGCCGCCGCGCAGGGCGGGGTGGCCGAGCTGAAGGAAGCCGCCAAGCGCGTGCGCGAATCCAAGCGCCGGGCCAAGCCCGAGCGTGCTGCCGAGACCTCAGCCGAAGCGGCCACCCCGGCCGAGGAAAGCCTGCCGCAGCTGCGCCTGCGCCTGGACCAGCTGCAGCAGGAAGTGACCCGCCTGAAGGCGCGCATCGCCGAGATGGAAGCGGCAGAAAAGCCGGCCTGGTAA
- a CDS encoding HAD family phosphatase, whose product MSQVAALHFLPEAVIFDMDGLMLDTERASLQCWQQAAAEAGLRIEEAFWLRMVGHSGPACRAILRERLEDAQIDRLLERCYALYHAVVEAGVPLRPGIHELLQLLAAHGVPCGVATSTQRPLAPKKLEAAGLLPYFRAVTAGNDVAHPKPAPDIYLLAAQRLQADPARCLALEDSPAGVTAALAAGLIVIQVPDLVVPDAALRARGHRIVASLHDARGLLEAHLPAPRRDA is encoded by the coding sequence ATGAGCCAGGTTGCGGCGCTGCACTTCCTGCCCGAGGCGGTGATCTTCGACATGGACGGGCTGATGCTCGATACCGAGCGCGCCTCGCTGCAGTGCTGGCAGCAGGCGGCGGCCGAGGCCGGGCTGCGGATCGAGGAGGCCTTCTGGCTGCGCATGGTCGGTCACAGCGGCCCGGCCTGCCGCGCGATCCTGCGTGAACGGCTCGAGGATGCGCAGATCGACCGCCTGCTGGAGCGCTGCTACGCGCTCTACCACGCGGTGGTCGAGGCCGGCGTGCCGCTGCGCCCGGGCATCCACGAGCTGCTGCAACTGCTCGCCGCGCACGGGGTGCCTTGCGGGGTGGCCACCTCCACCCAGCGTCCGCTGGCGCCGAAGAAGCTGGAGGCCGCCGGGCTGCTGCCGTATTTCCGTGCGGTCACCGCCGGCAACGACGTGGCCCACCCCAAGCCCGCCCCTGACATCTACCTGCTGGCCGCCCAGCGCCTGCAGGCCGATCCGGCGCGCTGCCTGGCCCTGGAGGATTCGCCGGCCGGGGTGACCGCCGCGCTGGCCGCGGGCCTGATCGTCATCCAGGTACCGGACCTGGTGGTGCCCGATGCGGCGCTGCGCGCGCGCGGCCACCGCATCGTGGCCTCGCTGCACGACGCGCGCGGCTTGCTGGAGGCCCACCTGCCAGCGCCCCGGCGCGACGCTTAA